The proteins below are encoded in one region of Naumovozyma castellii chromosome 6, complete genome:
- the NCAS0F03100 gene encoding sugar porter family MFS transporter (ancestral locus Anc_5.395), with protein MSELAEQTPIEQETPIESATHSVISTPSNKAERDDEKYGSDDIDAEVNPEVVEIPKRPASAYVTVSIMCIMIAFGGFVFGWDTGTISGFVAQTDFLRRFGQKHHNGTHYLSKVRMGLMVSIFNIGCAFGGIILAKSGDIYGRKMGLIIVVCIYIVGIVIQIASVKAWYQYFIGRIISGLGVGGIAVLSPMLISEVSPKHMRGTLVSCYQLMITAGIFLGYCTNYGTKNYSNSVQWRVPLGLCFAWALFMIGGMTFVPESPRYLVEVGKIEEAKRSIALSNKISADDPAVLAEVDNVQAGVEAEKLAGNASWGELFQTKNKIFQRLVMGCMIQCLQQLTGDNYFFYYGTIVFKSVGLEDSFQTSIVIGVVNFFSTFFALYTVDRFGRRRCLLWGAATTTVCFVIYASVGVTRLYPNGKDQPSSKGAGNCMIVFTCFYIFCFATTWAPIPFVINSETFPLRVKSKCMSLAQGCNWLWGFLISFFTPFITGAINFYYGYVFMGCLCFSFFYVFFFVPETKGLTLEEVNTMWEEGVLPWKSTEWVPPSRRGADYNVDGLTKDEKPLYKRMFGRA; from the coding sequence CATCTAACAAAGCTGAAagagatgatgaaaaatatggCTCTGACGACATTGACGCCGAAGTCAATCCAGAAGTCGTCGAAATTCCAAAGAGACCTGCCTCTGCTTATGTTACTGTCTCCATCATGTGTATTATGATCGCCTTTGGTGGTTTCGTTTTTGGTTGGGATACTGGTACCATTTCAGGTTTTGTCGCTCAAACTGATTTCTTAAGAAGATTCGGTCAAAAGCATCACAATGGTACTCATTATTTGTCCAAAGTCAGAATGGGTCTTATGGTTTCTATCTTTAACATTGGTTGTGCCTTCGGTGGTATTATCTTAGCCAAGAGTGGTGATATATATGGTCGTAAGATGGGTTTGATTATTGTTGTCTGCATTTACATTGTCGGTATCGTTATTCAAATCGCTTCTGTTAAGGCTTGGTACCAATACTTTATCGGTAGAATTATTTCCGGTCTAGGTGTTGGTGGTATTGCTGTCCTATCCCCAATGTTGATTTCTGAAGTTTCTCCAAAACATATGAGAGGTACTTTAGTCTCCTGTtatcaattgatgattaCCGCTGGTATTTTCTTGGGTTACTGTACTAACTACGGTACTAAGAACTATTCTAACTCTGTCCAATGGAGAGTTCCATTAGGTTTATGTTTTGCATGGGCTCTATTTATGATTGGTGGTATGACTTTTGTCCCTGAATCTCCACGTTACTTGGTTGAAGTTGGtaagattgaagaagcCAAGAGATCCATTGCTCTTTCTAACAAAATTTCTGCTGACGATCCAGCTGTCTTAGCTGAAGTCGACAATGTTCAAGCTGGTGTCGAAGCTGAAAAATTAGCTGGTAACGCTTCCTGGGGTGAATTATTCCAAACCAAGAACAAGATTTTCCAACGTTTGGTTATGGGTTGTATGATTCAATGTTTGCAACAATTGACTGGTGATAACTATTTCTTCTACTATGGTAccattgttttcaaatctgTTGGTCTAGAAGATTCTTTCCAAACATCTATTGTTATTGGTGTCGTTAACTTCTTCTCCACTTTCTTCGCCTTGTATACTGTCGATAGATTCGGTCGTCGTAGATGTTTACTATGGGGTGCTGCTACTACTACCGTCTGTTTCGTCATTTATGCTTCTGTCGGTGTCACCAGATTATATCCAAACGGTAAAGATCAACCATCATCAAAGGGTGCTGGTAACTGTATGATTGTCTTTACTTGTTTCTACATTTTCTGTTTCGCTACCACCTGGGCTCCAATTCCATTTGTTATCAACTCTGAAACTTTCCCATTGAGAGTTAAGTCCAAGTGTATGTCTTTGGCTCAAGGTTGTAACTGGTTATGGGgtttcttaatttctttcttcactCCATTTATCACTGGTGCCATTAACTTCTACTATGGTTATGTTTTCATGGGTTGTTTGtgtttctctttcttctacgttttcttcttcgttCCAGAAACCAAGGGTTTAACTTTGGAAGAAGTCAACACTATGTGGGAAGAAGGTGTCTTACCATGGAAGTCTACTGAATGGGTCCCACCATCTAGAAGAGGTGCTGATTACAATGTGGATGGCTTAactaaagatgaaaaaCCATTGTACAAGAGAATGTTCGGTAGGGCTTAA